A segment of the Crassostrea angulata isolate pt1a10 chromosome 10, ASM2561291v2, whole genome shotgun sequence genome:
TCTTGCTTAAAGGGTTTCACATCTGTGAAAATGTTGTACTATAGTATTTGattccaaaacatttaattACACGTATCATAAAAATCCGTATTCTTTTTAATACCGaacttttaaatatacatataccgTTAATTCATTCAATAAAACTTGTATGTTGTATTTGAAACCAACTGCTTATTAATAAAAACTGTTCGGTATCCttgtaaaatgtaaatgagGTACTAGTATGCCTATGCAAGGCAAAAATATCATTCAGTGTGCATGTGCTTTTTTATCGTCAACAAATGAAATAGAAGATATGAATGGTCTTATATATGTAGTTTAAGATTATAACTCAAAAGCTTTCACAAAGGAAAAAACGTCAAAATgcttacacccccccccccaaaaaaaaattaaacacccATCAAACAAATGGACCAGTTACTCAAAGCACACTTATTATTATCAATGCATAATCTGGTTGTAGAGAACGGAACAATACGCCCCTTACATTAATTTGATGGTATAATGGGGTTTTTTCTCGAACTTACAATGAACTAGTATGATAATAATCGGATGGTGTTAAGTACACACAATGATTATCATATTCGTAAGGAAGAACTTCTATTAAACAATTGATAATTAGAAGGAAGAAACTACTATAAACAATTCCAATTTatatattgcatatatatatatgcttaaaCAAAATAGCTAAAGGGGCGGATCAAGGGTTCGAAATTTGTTAGTTTGTCGTGTGtgtgtttattcatttatttatttttttggggggggcaGGGGGTGGAGGTATTTATTAGGTCAACGAAGCAAAGGCCCCGGAAGCTACTGGACTGAGTGGattatagaatatttttttgaattgaaGGAAAGTCTTCTGGGTAAACCTGTTTAATATCGTCATTTTTGAGAATATATGAATACACCCCCACCCCCTACCCCCTCAAAGCTCCTTTCTGAGCAAAAACAAAGTTTTTATTAGCGTATCAAGCTCTGATTGTTATGAAATACCTGCAGAATACCAAGCAGGGGATCCAGTGTAACATCTTGATTTAAACAGGTGTATCAGTAAAAGTAAAATGGGTCTTTGATAGAATGTAGTTGACTTCGATGAGATGAGCGTTGAGATGATTGATCGCCTGGATTTACAGTTACATAATTACAGATTAACGTACATAACTTTATCCGATTCTGTCTCCATTCATTATACATGAATATTTCAACACTGGGAATTCTTCTGTGTAGAATGGCTGCATGGTTAGAGTGTTCGCGAAGAATGTGCGCAAGTCACGTGGTCATTGTGTATAAATAGTACATTTTGCGCTCAAAATCGCTCACTGGAAAATACCGATAAAATGACGGACTGTCAATGTTTATTAATGTTGTGTAAGAGTTGAGTAAGCACTGATCTTGTGTTGACATATATTGTCTACTCTACATATCttataatgttttataaatctaaatttaaattgtgttattaaaacatattttattaatggACTTCGCACAAGAATATGTTTAgtttcattttacatatttatttttattatgagaaaaacaaataacatCAGGTGCATGTGAAATAACTCCATACACATATCTaatgttttcttgaaaaaaactTATCACATTAAAAGACACCCCTTAGATAATTTTGGAGAGTCGCAAGGGTGCATTTTTTGCCAAATGCTCCCAGAGTGGTTGTTTTATAttatcctttttaatttttgaggTTATATTTGGTTCATCCAGTCGGCTGATTTGCAGGATAGAGTGGATTTAGTCAATCCAATTATTTCCTTaaaggaaaattaaaatatatatttgtagatTCTTTGAAAACGAAAGTATATTTTGCACATCAGCACTAATAGCCGCCTTGCTGTCTACTTGCTATTACATCTAACGTTGAGCATCTTAATGCAAAAAGAAAAGCCATTTAGAACTAAAACAAGGTTATAAACTATACAAGCATGCTGTAGCCAAGTTGCATATTAGGAACTTGCAAGATAAGGTTAGATCTAATccaatcattaaaaatatatgaatgatAGGGGAAACCTATTATGCatattaaaaagtatatacatgtacattgtaactGTATTGCCTTTGTTAGACAATCATTGATCCTCTGTTCTGTTCATTTccttatttacatttacatgcaGTATTAATTGTTCCTCATTTCCACTTAAACACAAcaatttaacatgaaaaaaacCCTTGCATTTATATATAGTCAATATAAATCAAACTAAATTCAAATTGACGGCGCAGATGTCAATTGAACGTGACATAATGCGAAAAGTCAAATCAAAAGGAACCGATCATAATTTAAAATGCCTAATGACATTTTGTCAAAttcatgtaaattttgatttcattaaaCGCAAACAACTGCGTGCGGAATGGCGAATTTTGAGGCTTGTGCATATCATTTCATAATTAGAACACGGatgaaacatttttcaaagcTTGTATCGTTTTATAACGATTACATGGAATGCATGGCAATTGTTCAAAGCTTGCATCATCTTCTGGGAACACCTATATTATGAGTACACAGAtatgctatttttataattagaaCATGGCCAGAGACACGTCcgaatgaatatataaaactaGAGTTATTTTTCTGTTAATTGTATAAATATGTATGGTATGTTAATATAACAAGATTATCTAAATATGTAaagtgtacaatacatgtacattgtatattaccTTCTTCTGCTGTATAAACgcataaaaatttaattgaaaagaaTATGATGATTTACATTATGTGTTATCGCGCTAAAAATTACTTGAAGTAATATTTGCTCAAATGAACAGAGAGATAATTGCAACATATAAGATCTACATTAGAAATTTTACGGAGTTAAAATTGAGTTTTCGGGGACAAGTTCAATCAGAGAAAAACAAGTCGTTTACAATTATATTCTCCATGACctgttggtaaaaaaaaaaccattaaacTTGATCTGTAACCATGGTATCTGCTTctaattttgaatctacacaaacCAATTCTCAAAAGCATAACGAAAGAAAAGTAGGGAAAACCAGGGATGATAGTTGTAGCCTTTGTAGGATACAGATTAAAGAAATTATATGATGTAGATCTACAGATTTGAGTTGAGATGTTCGGAGTATATAAGATAGATATGATACAAACTTACAGCCGGGAGGAGGGGGTGGTCGGGGAGGCGGGGTGTCGTCATCATCCTCAGTGTTCAGCAGGTGAATCCTTGGACACTTACTGAATTCCAAATATAAACCACCATCGACAACATCCAAGTTCATGTTTTTAGAGAAATTTCGCGCCAAGAAGAATTCATAGTCACTCTCCTCCTCATACACTGGGAGATATACCTCTATATTCTGAACAGCCTCGCTGTCCAGAGGGAGAATGGCGATCGCTCTTTGGTTGGCCTTTTCCGATGTGATCGCCGCAATTCCAGACGGTTTGTGGTGGCCGACTACCACTTCTTGTTGGACGAGCCCAACAAGCCTTAAATATCCTTCAAAATGACTAATATTATCGATAGCTTCTGTTAAATCAGACGTTACAATTTTCTCGAAATCGGAATCTAAGAAGCGAACATATTGTGGTAGTTTGAAACTGTCTATAACTTCACGGATAGTATATTCCTTGTCATCGGCTTCCACATCAAATCGCGCCAGCTGACCCAGGGGTAGAAGAACCTCCTTACCGTCTATTTTACAAACTAACCCTGCCTTAGGGATCACCCTGTCCAACTCAAGTCGGACCCCCTTCTCAATCCGGAATTGTTCGCTTGAATAAACTCCCCGTTTTCCAGTCAAAGGACGACCCGTTGTAACATAGTGTGGAAAATGCGCAATAAGTTCTTCTATTGTATTGAAGGTTTTCTTCATACACTCTACTTTCAACTTTCCCTTGTATCCGAGAGGAATCAGAATGTCTTTATCGGGAGACATGTACCCCGAGCTATCTTCCCTTGGTGTTCTTCCCACGCACTGCGCACGGACTTTGGAATAGTTTTTCTTAAAATCCAACTTGATAAGGTCGCCATTTGAGAAACTTTCGGCTTCGTTTTCGCTGTAAAATCCATCCGCCACTTTGACCACTGTCGGTAGATTGCTGTCAGCCACATCTCGGATGGAGAATGTATCGTCCGACCACTTGATTGTATCCTCTGTGAACGGTAAGGCCATGGTTTACACCATGATCTGTGTGGAGAGCGTCTGTATGTATTGCAGTAACATAACCAGGAAGGTTTTTCAAATCAGACTAAATATAGGAATATATCTGGTTTGTTGATTATACCGGATAAAAGGTAAAATTTTACGGCTCACCCTATTTGCAATAAGCAAAATCAAAACGAAAGTAAATTATGTAAACGAATGATGCCCAGGGCCATAGAGTATTAATGAGCACTATTTAAGCTTTCGGCCAATGTTTAAGGcgtatgcatgcatgtacatgtacactatgAAATACTTTGAATGATGTGCAGCTCGGGATAAGATACGGGTTAAAGATGAAAACTTAATACAGATTCTTTTGCAGCTATAATCACATCGTATCGTTGCCATTCTGCCGTGCGTACTGTATATATCCGTAAAAGTAACCATCTCTTTAAAACGTACCGTGCCTCTTAACTCCCTCTGGATGCCACCTACGGCACACCATAAATTTatattatcttctttactcaaCCAGAGAGTAATTGATTACTTAACTTCACGTGTATTTTAAATATGCATGTAGAAAAATTTCTTATATTCACTAggatgaaaaattaaaggaGATACCATTGTGTTGTATCTAAGGTTAACTTTgtgatgtaatatttttaaattgtgggcacttaaatcaaaatgaaGATTAAGAAAagaacttcaaatgtatatctgtacaaaaaaaacaaagaattacagtaaaatgacgatGTTTATTTCAATGGGGCTGTTTTAGGCTCAAATCATATGTATTCCTTTTATTAAATCAATCTGAATGCTGCATGAATATTACGCATAAGATGTAACTGGTTTTAATCGTCAAGATGTCTCAAAATTTATATTCTGCTTTCATTCTTGAATCTTGTCcatctttaaacttttctcttttgtttagCTCCATAAACTACACAAGTTGGACCTTCAGTCTTCAGCTAAActaaataatgtgaaattagCTCACAATGTCACGAAAGTGGTCCTCTATTAAGTGCTAAAAGCTACAGAACCAAGAGTGACAAATTACTTATGACGACTATATCACGAGCGATAACTCTTTTTGTCCAGTAAAGTCTTCTATCATAAATCATTTGAGATAGTATATCTCCACAGTCTGTCGTAGAGACTTTATCGTCGAGCTTCGAACCGACGGTATTATTCTTACTGGGACGCACAAACTGGATTGTGTTTCTGGTGGTCTACTTCTTGTGTAGcacctgtatacatgtatatagataaaTACAGATTTGGATTGGGATGTTATGGGAAGCATGTATCGAAGCTAAATAGTAACACTCCACCCCCGCCGTCACAAATACAATGTtgtaaacatgataaaattattacattaaCTTAAATTTAACAAGTACTATAAGATATTTCATTCATCATCACAATATATCTTTATGTAATTGCGACAGGATGGAAGAggtgtattatatatatatatatatatatatatatatatatatatatatatatatatatatatatatatatatatatatatatctgacatgtatcaaatatgtatCTGACACTGGTTGTCGGTTCTGAGCATCAACACTTAATGTGACAATGCATCAACAGATGTGACAATGCATCAGATGATATATAAAAACCCTGGTATAACGTAAGGTACCAGGCAAAATTTATCACAATGAGGGGACCGATacaaaagaaatattcattaaaaagttTACTTGTCCCATGTTttcacaatgaaaaaaaatatgtatcccATGTCTTTAGGCTTAAAAAAGTTACTGTCTCAAGgatatacatgtgcattatcATATTCGTAAGATTGttgcaacaaaaattacaaaagtacaatgttaacaattatttttatacactACAGTacagtgcatgtacatgtataacacagatgcaataaaatgtaaaatgctTTCCCTCAACAAACACTGTAATGCTTCTGATGAATACCTTTAAATATACTGTACCAGATACTGCTCTTTAGAGAATCGTACAAACTGCATACATGATAGTTTAATgtcaaaaactgaaaattggAAATGTCTTTCACTTACAATAAAGAGTAATCTTTTAACCAAGATGATAACTTAACTGATCTCTTTGAATTTGTAACAAGCAAATTATTATTTGTACCTCTCCGTGTCACTTCAGTCTGCTGTCTTTCACTTTCCTCTGTCTCATTTCCACTCTCCTCACCCCCACTCTCTTCACCCTCACTGTCATATGCTTCTATCACTAAATCTTGTTTTAGGCTAAACCAATGAATATGCAATATGTCTGTATCATTTGTActttttctgatttaaaatatgtttaaaaataagaaatgttTCTCTTGAGCTGAGAACTGTAACTAATTCAAAAAAGTGTTTGTCCCATGAGTACTTTATACTAAAAGACGGTTTATGTCCCATtctttttttatgaagaaaGTCAATGCCCCATGCCTGTTTGTACTGGTCCCATCATTGTAATCAATATTGCCTGGTCCATAATATTAACTATTGGTAATAAACAACATAAAATTCACATACGCTATACTCGTAGATAATGCCTTATTCTTAATACatggcatatttttttttttttacatatttttccaTCTGAGTAATTATTGTTACAAAATACTTAGCAGTTACACCGAGTTCATACAATGTTTTGTAGATATGAcatattcataaatacattataaaagtaataaacataaTGCATACCATTCTGATGGGAATGGACAACCCCACACACTCCGAGAGTGCTCCTCACGGCACAGACAAAAccatataagaaataaatattgtttcagtAAACGTCTTTAGAACAGTCATGATCATGTCAACTTGTCACCAAGAAGATTAAGcaaagaatatatttaaacaaaaaaatacgaGGGAACCAATAAACCAATAAAACAAagttaaacaaacttaaaaaagcaataaatttcGTACATAAAACACCCCTTCGGAAACAGAACATACGTAGAAACTATGTCTTAAAGGTACGTGTAAGCCTACGGCTCTATTTAGGTGGTTCTAAAACTACAAagccaaaatataaaatatcatatgaaCTTATATATGACAATATaactaattgatttttttttgataaataaatctcATACAACCACATGTTAGTAACAACAAAAGAACCACATATGGTTTTCCTTTTCGTCTGTGCACGTGTGTTAAATGTGTCAATAGTGAGTGTGAGCGTGAGCAATGGTAGTTTCTTCAATGATCAAAATGAGCAATTCTAGAATAAATGAGAACATTCGATTTTAATTTTCTACAGAAGATGCCATCGTACTTATCTCAAATGACGAATGTATGTCAGTTGTATCGCAATTACAGTTACATGTCCAGTTGTAAAAGATTATCAAGTTTCTCTGAACATACAAATAGAATATTTTCGTCCGAATTGCATGCAATACAGCAGTCAGATTCTAGTACCCCTAAAATGGCAGGTTGCATGGTTTCCACTCGGAGACTCCTTCTGAGAAGTACAGCAATGAACACCTTCTTGTTCTTTCGGTAGCTTGAGTGCATTGCGTCCATTTGTCCTATTTGAAATTCAAACATTGGCCAATAAGATATCATGTAATTTTCAGACATGATACACACGACTTTTCTACTGACGTGAACTGCGTTGATGACGTTGTCAAACATGTTGGTTCCTGGCATGAAATCTCTCTCCGGGAGACAACATTTCTTTTGCTTTTTGGTTTCAAGCATTTCAGTTAAACGCAAGGCTACGTCACGGTCCTCTTCGTCATAAGACATGTACGCATCATAGCGGAAGTGGGGATGCTGATAACTTTTGTAACGTTTTGGCGCGCTCCTTGATACGTAGTACCAGTACCGTAAAGTCCAGCGGTATCTGTGGATAATTTTCCATGTCGTAATAACCAGAAAAACCAGAACACATATTGAACTTCCAAGAGTAATGAAAAGATAGGTGGTGCACTCTTTTCTCAGCTCCTGGACAAAGTGAGAAACATTTCCAATTGCTACACTGGAACCATTGGACAGGACACATTTGTGATGATCGACGTTACGGATAGTCATGTGCGATAAATCAGTTAACCACGCCCAAAACTGGACACTATCGCACGTACAGATCAACGGGTTTCCATAAAGATTAATGGTCAGATTTGCCGAGGCAAGAAAATTAAGATCATCCATATTTCTTTTGCTAAGAACCTTTAACTCGTTGTAAGAGAGGTCTAAGGACGTTAGAAGCTTCATGTGATTCATTTGTATTGGCCATTCGTTAAGTTTATTGAAACTGAAATTTAagtgtttaatatttttcaaggaTTGAAAAAGACCCGACGCAATTCGTAATATTCGATTTGTTgataaatttaatgtttctaaattatgaagagatgaaaaaGAGGCCGCGCAAGCTTCATCCTCAAAGGAACTGCCAAGATTGTTGAATGACAGGTCTAGATATCTTAAGTTGTAGAAATCGTTTACTCTCATTCCCGAAATATTATTCAGAAGGTTGTACGATAAATCTAAGTAGATTAACTTACTTATTCCAAAAATCGGATACAAGCTTTCGATAAAAAAGTTGTTGTTTGCATATATATGTGTTAATTGGCTGTTGTTTGCTATGATGGACAAATTCACATATAAAGTATAATGTGTATGATGAAGgtataaaatctttaatttggGTGGCATATAAAAGGTTAGGTTAAGTTTGTCATTTAAGGCAAAAGGAAAGTCAAGCAAACTATTGCTTTTCTTGGTCGGATCTACATCGGCTATATCTGTCTCTCCATATGTCAACTCCCTCCCCTTTTGACTGTAGGGTAATTGATTGTTTTCATCATTGCAACGCTGGAAAAATTCGTCGAACCTTTGATGTTGGTGATACTGATAGCTAACATCCACTGTAGTAAGCCCCTTCAACTCCTGCatgtaaaaaaagtaaattccGGGTAGTAAGAAGTTTTCACTAGCGTTGATAAGTTTCAGCGTCGTGGGGAAAGTTTTGGGTACTTCCTTTTGTAGATAAGCGATTCTGTTGGATGCAATATTAATTGTTTCCAGTGACGTGTTCGATAGGTGCTCTACATACTCTGTTCTGAAGACTCGAGTTGTTCCCATGGTGCACTGCAGCTTTTCAAAGTTCAAATGCTTTATTCCTGCGTTGATGTTAAAAGTAACGTTAGGTAACACGACCAGTGTCAGTTCTTCGTTATGGGAAATGTCCAAATGTACAAGCTTAATTAAGTGTTCAAAAGCACCCTTTTCTATGCTTTTAATCTCGCAATATGAAATCGACAGATTCtcgatttctttaaatttttggaACATGTCTTTTCTTATGATAGGTAAGAAACATGTTCTTTTAATCCCAGACATGTCTAAGAGGGTTAGATTATTGGTAACGTTAAAAAGGTCGCCAATAGCCGCAGTTTCGAATCCATCtataaacaaactatttaaGTTAACTAGTCTCTCAAACAGGCCTTTAGGGTAGTTTTCGTGTTTGAGTTGTAAATGGTCGTTGTTGTCTTTGATCGAAAGAAATCGCAGAGATTGAAGGTTGTAAAACAAACCTGCCATTGCTTCGCCATTACCCACGTGATTAGCGTCCATCTTTAATGTATCCAAAAACGGGATTTCAACAGATGCTGTACAGcttgttaaattgttttcagATATATCCAGATACCTGAGTTTTGGTGGAAACTCCTGTGGAAAGGAACTGATATCATTTTTACTCACATTAATCACAGTCACATTGTCGCTAAATTCCGGAAAAGACGATACTTTTAGATTGCTACAGTCAGCAACAAAATCTTCTTGGCTTTGGTAACAGCGGCACTTGGGCTCGTTTGAGCAACTAGCATTCGAAGAATATGACAACAGAGAAAAATTTGTGAGAATTAACAAGGAAAGCTCAAAGgaaatcattttgaaatgaCA
Coding sequences within it:
- the LOC128167489 gene encoding uncharacterized protein LOC128167489 isoform X5; this translates as MALPFTEDTIKWSDDTFSIRDVADSNLPTVVKVADGFYSENEAESFSNGDLIKLDFKKNYSKVRAQCVGRTPREDSSGYMSPDKDILIPLGYKGKLKVECMKKTFNTIEELIAHFPHYVTTGRPLTGKRGVYSSEQFRIEKGVRLELDRVIPKAGLVCKIDGKEVLLPLGQLARFDVEADDKEYTIREVIDSFKLPQYVRFLDSDFEKIVTSDLTEAIDNISHFEGYLRLVGLVQQEVVVGHHKPSGIAAITSEKANQRAIAILPLDSEAVQNIEVYLPVYEEESDYEFFLARNFSKNMNLDVVDGGLYLEFSKCPRIHLLNTEDDDDTPPPRPPPPPGYASSRDLSIPKATPQRPDAPHFQDSDKAKTRRNPPQVPRSSKPKAPVKILTDPKADSLSDDDSDNPYEEIPEVHEIEDVDGHSGEHYSKKTGLDFTKLPKTFRVGLKKVHHELKKLKRSHSTELKHPSTKENHVLPSKDDLCLGEIRSSDDDDDGLVEYDYPDLTKLASMRRPPPSGDDPRYQSSPKPKPPKPVGKIQPMSHETSDLMKFSDMTTGEVVDLFKQTMLPALASACEKEGLDGSFLSSLSDTQLKTVFKLSDLQLIKVNKIINDGWRPHVN
- the LOC128167489 gene encoding uncharacterized protein LOC128167489 isoform X6, which translates into the protein MALPFTEDTIKWSDDTFSIRDVADSNLPTVVKVADGFYSENEAESFSNGDLIKLDFKKNYSKVRAQCVGRTPREDSSGYMSPDKDILIPLGYKGKLKVECMKKTFNTIEELIAHFPHYVTTGRPLTGKRGVYSSEQFRIEKGVRLELDRVIPKAGLVCKIDGKEVLLPLGQLARFDVEADDKEYTIREVIDSFKLPQYVRFLDSDFEKIVTSDLTEAIDNISHFEGYLRLVGLVQQEVVVGHHKPSGIAAITSEKANQRAIAILPLDSEAVQNIEVYLPVYEEESDYEFFLARNFSKNMNLDVVDGGLYLEFSKCPRIHLLNTEDDDDTPPPRPPPPPGYASSRDLSIPKATPQRPDAPHFQDSDKAKTRRNPPQVPRSSKPKAPVKILTDPKADSLSDDDSDNPYEEIPEVHEIEDYSKKTGLDFTKLPKTFRVGLKKVHHELKKLKRSHSTELKHPSTKENHVLPSKDDLCLGEIRSSDDDDDGLVEYDYPDLTKLASMRRPPPSGDDPRYQSSPKPKPPKPVGKIQPMSHETSDLMKFSDMTTGEVVDLFKQTMLPALASACEKEGLDGSFLSSLSDTQLKTVFKLSDLQLIKVNKIINDGWRPHVN
- the LOC128167489 gene encoding uncharacterized protein LOC128167489 isoform X2 gives rise to the protein MALPFTEDTIKWSDDTFSIRDVADSNLPTVVKVADGFYSENEAESFSNGDLIKLDFKKNYSKVRAQCVGRTPREDSSGYMSPDKDILIPLGYKGKLKVECMKKTFNTIEELIAHFPHYVTTGRPLTGKRGVYSSEQFRIEKGVRLELDRVIPKAGLVCKIDGKEVLLPLGQLARFDVEADDKEYTIREVIDSFKLPQYVRFLDSDFEKIVTSDLTEAIDNISHFEGYLRLVGLVQQEVVVGHHKPSGIAAITSEKANQRAIAILPLDSEAVQNIEVYLPVYEEESDYEFFLARNFSKNMNLDVVDGGLYLEFSKCPRIHLLNTEDDDDTPPPRPPPPPGYASSRDLSIPKATPQRPDAPHFQDSDKAKTRRNPPQVPRSSKPKAPVKKNVKKVLPRKVPEPTIYSDEEECAYEEMSALPKTSVVKPIPRNIPIPRVQAPVRQHALPVLTDPKADSLSDDDSDNPYEEIPEVHEIEDVDGHSGEHYSKKTGLDFTKLPKTFRVGLKKVHHELKKLKRSHSTELKHPSTKENHVLPSKDDLCLGEIRSSDDDDDGLVEYDYPDLTKLASMRRPPPSGDDPRYQSSPKPKPPKPVGKIQPMSHETSDLMKFSDMTTGEVVDLFKQTMLPALASACEKEGLDGSFLSSLSDTQLKTVFKLSDLQLIKVNKIINDGWRPHVN
- the LOC128165274 gene encoding toll-like receptor 4, whose translation is MISFELSLLILTNFSLLSYSSNASCSNEPKCRCYQSQEDFVADCSNLKVSSFPEFSDNVTVINVSKNDISSFPQEFPPKLRYLDISENNLTSCTASVEIPFLDTLKMDANHVGNGEAMAGLFYNLQSLRFLSIKDNNDHLQLKHENYPKGLFERLVNLNSLFIDGFETAAIGDLFNVTNNLTLLDMSGIKRTCFLPIIRKDMFQKFKEIENLSISYCEIKSIEKGAFEHLIKLVHLDISHNEELTLVVLPNVTFNINAGIKHLNFEKLQCTMGTTRVFRTEYVEHLSNTSLETINIASNRIAYLQKEVPKTFPTTLKLINASENFLLPGIYFFYMQELKGLTTVDVSYQYHQHQRFDEFFQRCNDENNQLPYSQKGRELTYGETDIADVDPTKKSNSLLDFPFALNDKLNLTFYMPPKLKILYLHHTHYTLYVNLSIIANNSQLTHIYANNNFFIESLYPIFGISKLIYLDLSYNLLNNISGMRVNDFYNLRYLDLSFNNLGSSFEDEACAASFSSLHNLETLNLSTNRILRIASGLFQSLKNIKHLNFSFNKLNEWPIQMNHMKLLTSLDLSYNELKVLSKRNMDDLNFLASANLTINLYGNPLICTCDSVQFWAWLTDLSHMTIRNVDHHKCVLSNGSSVAIGNVSHFVQELRKECTTYLFITLGSSICVLVFLVITTWKIIHRYRWTLRYWYYVSRSAPKRYKSYQHPHFRYDAYMSYDEEDRDVALRLTEMLETKKQKKCCLPERDFMPGTNMFDNVINAVHVSRKVVCIMSENYMISYWPMFEFQIGQMDAMHSSYRKNKKVFIAVLLRRSLRVETMQPAILGVLESDCCIACNSDENILFVCSEKLDNLLQLDM
- the LOC128167489 gene encoding uncharacterized protein LOC128167489 isoform X4 codes for the protein MALPFTEDTIKWSDDTFSIRDVADSNLPTVVKVADGFYSENEAESFSNGDLIKLDFKKNYSKVRAQCVGRTPREDSSGYMSPDKDILIPLGYKGKLKVECMKKTFNTIEELIAHFPHYVTTGRPLTGKRGVYSSEQFRIEKGVRLELDRVIPKAGLVCKIDGKEVLLPLGQLARFDVEADDKEYTIREVIDSFKLPQYVRFLDSDFEKIVTSDLTEAIDNISHFEGYLRLVGLVQQEVVVGHHKPSGIAAITSEKANQRAIAILPLDSEAVQNIEVYLPVYEEESDYEFFLARNFSKNMNLDVVDGGLYLEFSKCPRIHLLNTEDDDDTPPPRPPPPPGYASSRDLSIPKATPQRPDAPHFQDSDKAKTRRNPPQVPRSSKPKAPVKKNVKKVLPRKVPEPTIYSDEEECAYEEMSALPKTSVVKPIPRNIPIPRVQAPVRQHALPVLTDPKADSLSDDDSDNPYEEIPEVHEIEDYSKKTGLDFTKLPKTFRVGLKKVHHELKKLKRSHSTELKHPSTKENHVLPSKDDLCLGEIRSSDDDDDGLVEYDYPDLTKLASMRRPPPSGDDPRYQSSPKPKPPKPVGKIQPMSHETSDLMKFSDMTTGEVVDLFKQTMLPALASACEKEGLDGSFLSSLSDTQLKTVFKLSDLQLIKVNKIINDGWRPHVN